A stretch of DNA from Flavobacteriaceae bacterium MAR_2009_75:
AAGACTACCAATTAAGATTATTTTATAAAACAATATAATAATGGGCAAAAAAATTAAACTCGTCTGGGATTTTCGAGGCCCTGCAGCGGCCAAAACTGCAGAACATCATGAAAAACATTTAAAAGAATATATTCAAATGGAAAAAACGGAACTGGATATCACAGGTTTTCAACACCTTAACGATATGCAGAGCTCTGCTTTTATGGTGGTAACCGATACTGAAATGATAAAGCATCGAGATGCCCTAAAACCTCACAGAGGAGAACTTTATGAATAACCTCTAGCCATGTTCAGAACCCTCACCTTATTATTCTGGTCTTTAATGCTGGGGTCATGCCAGCAACGTCAACTAATTACAGACCCGTTAAAACATGTTCTCACATCTAAAAACTTGAACATAAAGAGGGTAATGGATAGTGTCAAAAAGCACCAAGTACAGATTAAGTACACTCTAATAAATCGCAAAAACGAGGGCATTACTTTCACAGATTTTGACTTTCAGGTAGATGACTCTCACTATTTCTATCCTGCTAGTACCGTTAAATTTCCTATTGCAGCTCTGGCACTTGAAAAAGTAAATGCCATCGATTCTATAAATATCAACACCCGTTTTTATGTGGAGGGAGACACAGTGGAAACCACATTTGCCAAAACAATTACCGAAATCTTTGCGGTTAGCGACAACAACGCCAATAATAGATTGGTAGAATTTTTAGGCCAGGATGAAATCAATTCGCGTCTACAGGCGAAAGGGGTTGGCCCTGTACGAATATCGCATCGTTTGGGTTTTCATTCAGAAGAGCTGGCTACCAAACCTTTGGTCATTTATGAAAACGATAGTACTACATTCGTCATCGAAGGCAGCACAAACACCTCACCAGAACCGCTTGAACTAAAAAGTATTAAAAAAGGAATAGGCTACTACGAAGATGAAAGTCTGGTAGAACAAGCTTTTGACTTTAGTCTCAAAAACTATTATCCAATAAACACACAGCACAATGTACTGAAACGGATAATATTTCCAGAATTGTTTTCTGATAAAGAACAATTCAATATCAGCAAAGACCAACGAGAAAAACTTCTGCAAGCTATGCAGATAATGCCAAGAGATGCGGGCTACAAGCCAAGCATTTACTACGATGGTTACTGTAAATTTTTTATGTTCGGAGACTCAAAAGAGAACATTCCATCGCATATTAAAATTTACAATAAAGTCGGTTTTGCATATGGCACACTTACAGATTGCGCCTACATAACCGACCAAGAAAATGGTGTGGAGTTTATGCTAACAGCAACTCTACTGGTCAATGAAAATGGAATTTTTAATGACAACACTTACGAATATGAAGAAATTGGCATTCCTTTTTTGGCTGAACTAGGTAGAGAATTATACAATTTCGAACTCAATAGGTCGAAATAGACCAAAAGTCGTAGTCTCCAACAGTGAACCAATAAAAACACTGTTATCTCGTTATAACAAATAGATTCGTTTCATTGTACTGAGGACCAATTTACCATTAACATTGCTGCATGTCGAACCATCAAATTCGTATTGAAGAGCTTAATAAAAAACTAGAGCTTTTGTTAAGCAAACAAGAGAGTTTCGCAAAGGAACTTATGGTCTTGTATAAAGAAATTGAAGATTTAAAAGCTCAAAATACGAATGAACCAATTGAAGAAAAGCCTTCTTCAATACCATCAAAAGAAATACCCCCGACCCTTGAACCTCAAACGGCCACGAAAGTAGAAACGGAGTCAATTTTTGAGCAAGAAGAGTACCAAACCCAAATTGAATCAAAAGCTGTAAAAAATCGTCTACCAAAACAACCAGGGCAAAAATCAAATCTCGAAAAATTTATTGGTGAGAACCTCATCAATAAAATTGGTATTGCCATAACTGTTATAGGGGTCGCCATCGGAGCTAAATACTCTATCGAAAACGAGTTGATAAGTCCCCTGACACGAATTATTTTAGGTTATTTGACTGGTTTGGGGCTATTGGGTTTCGCTATAAAACTAAAACAAAAGTATGAGAACTACAGTGCTGTG
This window harbors:
- a CDS encoding beta-lactamase family protein (manually curated), yielding MFRTLTLLFWSLMLGSCQQRQLITDPLKHVLTSKNLNIKRVMDSVKKHQVQIKYTLINRKNEGITFTDFDFQVDDSHYFYPASTVKFPIAALALEKVNAIDSININTRFYVEGDTVETTFAKTITEIFAVSDNNANNRLVEFLGQDEINSRLQAKGVGPVRISHRLGFHSEELATKPLVIYENDSTTFVIEGSTNTSPEPLELKSIKKGIGYYEDESLVEQAFDFSLKNYYPINTQHNVLKRIIFPELFSDKEQFNISKDQREKLLQAMQIMPRDAGYKPSIYYDGYCKFFMFGDSKENIPSHIKIYNKVGFAYGTLTDCAYITDQENGVEFMLTATLLVNENGIFNDNTYEYEEIGIPFLAELGRELYNFELNRSK